A genome region from Cydia pomonella isolate Wapato2018A chromosome 21, ilCydPomo1, whole genome shotgun sequence includes the following:
- the LOC133529816 gene encoding uncharacterized protein LOC133529816: MATTFIGNLSHFDHNTQEWEIFSSRLKQFIVLNQIKDEMRQAVLLTHLHDDTYRLLKNLVYPSKVEEVGYDELLRVLDGHFTPKRCTFADKTKFYEAMRDVGESVEKWAARIRGLAVHCEFGNSLDMLLRDKFVLGLRAGKERERLFEQDATTLTLAKAMELAQQTECAQKARADAVAVAVKQEPVYRAGAQPSAGRRDPEARTCSVCGMRSHDESRCRYKSYRCQLCGEKGHLKKVCTSKKQSKSRVNNVEATEFSVEGGDCDNCKECKLLSLRSYN; this comes from the exons atggCTACTACTTTTATCGGAAATTTAAGTCATTTTGACCATAACACCCAAGAATGGGAAATTTTCAGTAGTCGTTTGAAGCAGTTCATTGTTTTAAACCAAATTAAAGATGAGATGAGACAGGCAGTGCTACTGACACATCTGCATGACGATACATACCGGCTGTTGAAGAACCTTGTGTACCCGAGTAAGGTAGAAGAGGTCGGGTACGACGAGTTGTTGAGGGTGCTCGACGGTCATTTTACTCCGAAGAGGTGTACCTTCGCTGATAAGACCAAATTCTACGAGGCTATGCGTGACGTGGGGGAGAGTGTCGAGAAGTGGGCGGCTAGGATCAGAGGACTCGCCGTACACTGCGAGTTTGGAAACTCGCTGGACATGCTGCTGCGGGACAAGTTCGTGCTGGGGCTACGCGCCGGCAAGGAGCGCGAGCGACTCTTCGAGCAGGACGCCACCACGCTCACGCTGGCGAAGGCGATGGAGCTGGCACAGCAGACGGAGTGCGCGCAGAAGGCACGCGCCGATGCAGTGGCCGTGGCCGTGAAGCAGGAGCCGGTGTACCGGGCGGGCGCGCAGCCGTCCGCCGGCCGCCGGGACCCCGAGGCGAGGACCTGCTCGGTGTGCGGTATGAGGAGCCACGACGAGAGTAGGTGCCGATATAAGTCCTACCGGTGCCAGCTGTGTGGTGAAAAGGGACACCTCAAGAAAGTGTGTACTTCCAAGAAGCAGTCCAAGAGTCGTGTGAACAATGTTGAAGCGACAGAGTTCTCGGTAGAAGGTGGGGACTGCGATAATTGCAAGGAGTGTAAACTTCTAAGTTTAAG GTCTTACAATTAA